A genomic stretch from Campylobacter lari subsp. concheus includes:
- the hisA gene encoding 1-(5-phosphoribosyl)-5-[(5-phosphoribosylamino)methylideneamino]imidazole-4-carboxamide isomerase has product MQTQIIPALDLIDGKVVRLYKGDYAKKQEYSFDPLAKFQEYEAQGISWLHLVDLSGAKDPSKRQLKLIENLASKIKVNLQVGGGIRTKDEIKALFDSGVKRVVIGSLAVKNKIFTQELLREFGVENIVLALDSICIKDEFFVAIDAWSKTSDEKLFELLKFYKNVKHILCTDISKDGTMSGANITLYKALYEKFPHLQTQASGGVASLEDFKKLNGIVSGIIVGKALLDGEFSIKEARECLQNA; this is encoded by the coding sequence ATGCAAACTCAAATCATCCCAGCATTGGACTTAATAGATGGCAAAGTAGTAAGGCTTTATAAAGGAGATTATGCTAAAAAACAAGAATACAGCTTTGATCCTTTAGCTAAATTTCAAGAGTATGAAGCGCAAGGTATATCGTGGCTTCATTTGGTAGATTTAAGTGGTGCAAAAGATCCTAGTAAAAGACAGCTTAAACTCATAGAAAATCTAGCTTCTAAAATCAAAGTAAATCTACAAGTAGGCGGAGGAATTCGCACTAAAGATGAGATTAAGGCTTTATTTGATAGTGGTGTTAAGCGTGTAGTTATAGGTTCTTTAGCGGTTAAAAATAAAATTTTCACACAAGAGCTTTTGCGTGAATTTGGTGTAGAAAATATAGTCTTAGCGCTTGATAGTATTTGTATTAAAGATGAGTTCTTTGTAGCTATTGATGCATGGAGTAAAACAAGCGATGAAAAATTATTTGAGCTTTTAAAATTTTACAAAAATGTAAAGCATATTTTATGTACAGACATTTCTAAAGATGGCACGATGAGTGGGGCAAATATTACTTTATATAAAGCTTTGTATGAAAAATTTCCACATTTACAAACACAAGCAAGTGGTGGCGTAGCAAGCTTGGAGGATTTCAAAAAGCTAAATGGTATAGTAAGCGGTATTATTGTAGGTAAGGCCTTGCTTGATGGAGAATTTAGTATAAAGGAGGCCAGAGAATGCTTACAAAACGCATAA
- the hisF gene encoding imidazole glycerol phosphate synthase subunit HisF: MLTKRIIACLDVKDGRVVKGVQFKNHEDMGDVIELAKFYSQNGIDELVFYDITASAKNERINRTWVSKVAQNISIPFCVAGGIKSEDDAKELLASGADKISINSPALNDPDLISRLAKSFGVQCVVVGIDTFKDENGDLLVYKYTGDEGKSHHSGKKTLEWVKQVCELGAGEIVLNMMNQDGMRKGYDLDQLAKVRQICPVPLVASGGAGAKEHFLDAFKLGVDGALAASIFHKKLIDIKELKLFLKDQGIQIRI; the protein is encoded by the coding sequence ATGCTTACAAAACGCATAATTGCATGTTTAGATGTAAAAGATGGTAGAGTAGTTAAAGGTGTACAGTTTAAAAATCATGAAGACATGGGAGATGTGATAGAGCTTGCTAAATTTTACTCACAAAATGGCATTGATGAGCTAGTATTTTATGATATAACTGCTTCAGCTAAAAATGAGCGTATTAATAGAACTTGGGTAAGCAAAGTAGCACAAAATATTTCCATACCATTTTGCGTTGCAGGAGGTATAAAAAGCGAAGATGATGCGAAAGAACTTTTAGCAAGTGGTGCTGATAAGATTTCTATTAATTCCCCTGCTTTAAATGATCCTGATTTAATTTCACGACTCGCAAAAAGCTTTGGTGTGCAATGCGTAGTTGTAGGTATAGACACCTTTAAAGATGAAAATGGTGATCTTTTGGTATATAAATACACTGGAGATGAGGGTAAATCACATCACAGTGGTAAAAAAACACTAGAATGGGTAAAGCAAGTATGTGAGCTTGGAGCTGGTGAAATCGTGCTAAATATGATGAATCAAGATGGTATGAGAAAGGGTTATGATTTAGATCAACTTGCTAAAGTTAGACAAATTTGTCCTGTGCCTTTAGTGGCAAGTGGTGGCGCAGGGGCTAAAGAGCATTTTCTAGATGCTTTTAAGCTTGGTGTTGATGGAGCTTTAGCAGCTTCAATTTTTCATAAAAAACTTATAGATATTAAAGAATTAAAACTATTTTTAAAAGATCAAGGTATACAAATTCGCATTTAA
- the hisD gene encoding histidinol dehydrogenase produces MQILDFEKLNQSEQELALKRPAISANAGVKTIVEQIIEDVKTNGDEALKQMAVKFDKVELNSIKLSDDELNNLAEQIDDELKQAIKIAYENIYKFHKAQESKIIEVQTFEGVTCKVLTRAIEKVGLYIPGGLAPLFSTALMLAIPAKIAKCKFIALASPAPLHPAIAFVAKLCKVDAVYQIGGAGAIAALAYGTQSVQKVDKIFGPGNAFVTEAKKQVNNHGAAIDMQAGPSEVLVLADEFANARFIASDLLSQAEHGADSQAILVCTSEKLAKEVNSEVALQLEKLSRKEIASKSLAHSKIILARDIKHAISISNDYAPEHLIIHTQNPSSLLDDIMHAGSVFLGEYSPESMGDYASGTNHVLPTYGFTKSYSSLGLADFMKRMTVQELSKEGFKKLGPVVEILAAAEGLDGHKNAVSLRLESLK; encoded by the coding sequence ATGCAAATACTTGATTTTGAAAAATTAAACCAAAGCGAACAAGAATTAGCGCTCAAGCGTCCTGCTATAAGTGCTAATGCAGGGGTTAAAACTATAGTAGAACAAATCATTGAAGATGTCAAAACAAATGGTGATGAAGCTTTAAAACAAATGGCTGTAAAATTTGATAAAGTAGAGTTAAATTCCATCAAACTAAGCGATGATGAACTTAATAATTTAGCAGAGCAAATTGATGATGAGTTAAAACAAGCTATTAAAATAGCTTATGAAAATATCTATAAATTCCACAAAGCCCAAGAAAGTAAAATCATAGAGGTTCAAACCTTTGAAGGAGTAACTTGTAAGGTGTTAACAAGAGCCATTGAAAAAGTAGGACTTTATATACCAGGAGGCTTAGCACCGCTTTTTTCAACCGCACTTATGCTAGCTATACCAGCTAAAATTGCAAAATGTAAATTCATAGCCTTAGCTTCCCCTGCGCCATTACATCCTGCCATTGCTTTTGTAGCAAAACTTTGCAAAGTTGATGCAGTGTATCAAATAGGTGGAGCAGGAGCTATAGCAGCACTTGCTTATGGAACGCAAAGTGTGCAAAAAGTAGATAAAATTTTTGGCCCAGGAAATGCCTTTGTAACTGAAGCTAAAAAGCAAGTTAACAATCATGGAGCAGCTATTGATATGCAAGCAGGTCCTTCTGAGGTGTTAGTTTTAGCAGATGAGTTTGCTAATGCTAGATTTATAGCTTCGGATTTACTTTCACAAGCTGAGCATGGAGCAGATTCTCAAGCGATTTTAGTTTGCACAAGTGAAAAATTAGCCAAAGAAGTAAATAGTGAAGTTGCTTTACAGCTTGAAAAGCTCTCGCGTAAAGAAATTGCTTCCAAATCTTTAGCGCACTCTAAAATCATTCTTGCAAGAGATATAAAACATGCTATAAGCATTTCAAATGACTATGCACCCGAGCATTTGATCATTCATACACAAAATCCATCTAGTTTGCTTGATGATATTATGCATGCAGGTTCAGTATTTTTAGGTGAGTATTCTCCAGAATCCATGGGAGATTATGCAAGTGGAACAAATCATGTATTGCCAACTTATGGTTTTACTAAGTCTTATTCTTCGTTAGGACTTGCTGATTTTATGAAAAGAATGACTGTGCAAGAACTTAGCAAAGAAGGCTTTAAAAAGCTTGGGCCTGTAGTGGAAATTTTAGCAGCTGCCGAAGGGCTTGATGGGCATAAAAATGCCGTGAGTTTAAGATTAGAAAGTCTAAAATGA
- the hisG gene encoding ATP phosphoribosyltransferase: protein MQENSRLRIAIQKSGRLSKDSIALLESIGVKLRIHDQSLIAFSTNLPIDLLRVRDDDIPGLIFDGVVDLGIVGENVLEENELERKSKNENADFIMLKKLDFGGCRLSLALPENSEYKGVESFKNLRIATSYPQLLKRFMEENNIPYKTCMLTGSVEVAPSANLADGICDLVSSGATLKANGLKEVMVIYKSKACIIQRKESLASHKQELIDKLLIRINGVMQARESKYIMLHAPIEKLEKITALLPGVEKPTILPLENDKARVALHMVSQENLFWETMEALKKEGASAILVLPIEKMLS, encoded by the coding sequence ATGCAAGAAAATTCAAGATTACGCATAGCTATACAAAAATCAGGTCGTTTAAGTAAAGATTCTATCGCCTTACTTGAGTCTATAGGTGTAAAACTTCGCATACACGATCAAAGCTTGATTGCTTTTTCTACAAATTTACCTATTGATCTACTTAGAGTAAGAGATGATGATATACCAGGATTAATTTTTGATGGAGTAGTAGATCTTGGTATAGTTGGTGAAAATGTTTTAGAAGAAAATGAACTAGAAAGAAAATCAAAAAACGAAAATGCAGATTTTATTATGCTTAAAAAACTTGATTTTGGTGGGTGCCGTTTGTCTTTAGCATTGCCAGAAAATAGCGAGTATAAAGGTGTAGAAAGTTTTAAAAATTTACGCATAGCAACTTCTTATCCACAGCTTTTAAAGCGTTTTATGGAAGAAAATAATATCCCTTATAAAACTTGTATGTTAACAGGCTCAGTTGAAGTAGCACCAAGTGCAAATTTAGCTGATGGAATTTGTGATTTAGTTTCAAGTGGCGCTACTTTAAAAGCAAATGGGCTTAAAGAAGTTATGGTAATTTATAAGTCAAAAGCTTGCATAATTCAAAGAAAAGAAAGTTTAGCTTCGCATAAACAAGAATTAATCGATAAATTACTTATTAGGATTAATGGAGTTATGCAAGCAAGAGAGTCAAAATACATCATGTTGCATGCTCCTATTGAAAAGCTAGAAAAAATTACAGCCTTGTTGCCAGGTGTTGAAAAACCTACGATTTTACCTTTAGAAAATGATAAAGCTAGAGTAGCGCTACATATGGTAAGTCAAGAAAATTTATTTTGGGAAACTATGGAAGCTTTGAAAAAAGAAGGTGCAAGTGCGATTTTAGTTTTACCTATTGAAAAAATGCTCTCTTAA
- the rpsK gene encoding 30S ribosomal protein S11, whose translation MAKRKVVKKKVVKKNIAKGIVYISATFNNTMVTVTDEMGNAIAWSSAGGLGFKGSKKSTPYAAQQAVEDALNKAKEHGIKEVGIKVQGPGSGRETAVKSVGAMEGIKVTFLKDITPLAHNGCRPPKRRRV comes from the coding sequence ATGGCAAAAAGAAAAGTAGTTAAGAAAAAAGTAGTTAAAAAAAATATAGCTAAAGGTATAGTTTATATCAGTGCAACATTTAATAATACTATGGTTACTGTAACTGATGAAATGGGAAATGCTATCGCTTGGAGTAGTGCAGGTGGCTTAGGATTTAAAGGTTCTAAAAAATCAACTCCTTATGCAGCACAACAAGCAGTAGAAGATGCTTTAAATAAAGCAAAAGAACATGGTATTAAAGAAGTAGGTATTAAAGTACAAGGACCAGGAAGTGGTCGTGAGACAGCGGTTAAGAGTGTAGGTGCTATGGAAGGTATTAAAGTAACTTTCTTAAAAGATATTACCCCATTAGCTCATAATGGTTGTAGACCACCAAAACGTCGTCGTGTCTAA
- the rpsM gene encoding 30S ribosomal protein S13, whose translation MARIAGVDLPKKKRIEYGLTYIYGIGLHTSRKILDKTGISYDKRVHELSEDEAAAIRKEIQENYMVEGDLRKQVAMDIKALMDLGSFRGLRHRKGLPVRGQKTKTNARTRKGKRKTVGAKS comes from the coding sequence ATGGCTCGTATTGCAGGTGTGGATTTACCAAAGAAAAAAAGAATTGAATATGGTTTAACTTATATTTATGGTATAGGTTTACATACTTCAAGAAAAATCTTAGATAAAACTGGAATTTCTTATGATAAAAGAGTTCATGAACTAAGTGAAGATGAAGCAGCAGCTATCCGTAAAGAAATTCAAGAAAATTATATGGTTGAGGGTGATCTTAGAAAACAAGTTGCTATGGATATCAAAGCATTAATGGATCTAGGAAGCTTTAGAGGCTTAAGACATAGAAAAGGCTTACCAGTTCGTGGTCAAAAAACAAAAACAAATGCCAGAACTAGAAAAGGTAAGAGAAAAACCGTTGGTGCAAAATCATAA
- a CDS encoding DNA-directed RNA polymerase subunit alpha — protein sequence MRHITTSAYTPTEFSIENISDTVAKVSAWPFEIGYAITLAHPLRRLLYSSTVGFAPTGVKIKGVAHEFDSMRGMLEDVALFIINLKKLRFKLKTDSEKEIVTFSFKGPKEICGKDLDNEVVEVVNADSYLATINEDADLEFTLIIEKGIGYVPSEEVQNFLDPEFIALDAFFTPVKHAVYDIEKVLFEDNPDYEKVVFTITTDGQISPSDAFKNALEAMYKQLSVFDKITNAQSVVRSQTQNNEVEHVKLLQNITELNLSARSFNCLEKANVVYIGELALMSVGELADLKNLGKKSLDEIKSVMESIGFPIGNSKLSDSAKETLKRKITELKAQNEG from the coding sequence ATGAGACATATTACAACTTCTGCTTATACACCAACAGAGTTTAGTATTGAAAATATCAGTGATACAGTAGCAAAAGTAAGCGCATGGCCTTTTGAAATCGGCTATGCTATTACTTTGGCGCATCCTTTGCGTCGTTTGCTTTATTCAAGCACAGTAGGTTTTGCTCCAACAGGAGTTAAAATCAAAGGCGTAGCACATGAATTTGATAGTATGCGTGGTATGCTTGAAGATGTAGCATTGTTTATTATCAATCTAAAAAAATTAAGATTTAAACTAAAAACAGATTCTGAAAAAGAAATCGTAACTTTTAGTTTTAAAGGACCAAAAGAAATTTGCGGAAAAGACTTAGACAATGAAGTTGTTGAAGTTGTGAATGCAGATAGCTATCTTGCAACGATTAATGAAGATGCGGATTTAGAATTTACCTTAATCATTGAAAAAGGTATAGGTTATGTGCCTTCTGAAGAAGTGCAAAATTTCTTAGATCCTGAATTTATAGCACTTGATGCATTCTTTACTCCAGTAAAACATGCAGTTTATGATATAGAAAAAGTGCTTTTTGAAGATAACCCAGATTATGAAAAAGTTGTTTTTACAATCACAACTGATGGTCAAATTTCACCAAGTGATGCTTTTAAAAATGCTTTAGAAGCAATGTATAAACAATTATCAGTGTTTGATAAAATCACTAATGCTCAAAGCGTTGTAAGAAGCCAAACACAAAATAATGAAGTAGAACATGTAAAATTACTTCAAAATATAACTGAGTTAAATTTAAGCGCAAGAAGCTTTAATTGCCTAGAAAAAGCAAATGTGGTTTATATCGGTGAGCTTGCTTTAATGAGTGTGGGCGAACTTGCAGATTTAAAAAATCTAGGTAAAAAATCTTTAGATGAGATTAAAAGTGTGATGGAATCTATAGGTTTTCCTATAGGAAATTCAAAACTCAGTGATAGTGCAAAAGAAACGCTAAAAAGAAAAATTACAGAATTAAAAGCACAAAATGAAGGATAA
- the hisH gene encoding imidazole glycerol phosphate synthase subunit HisH, translating to MKLAIIDTGCANLASLAFAIERLGQKSIITHDLKELSQADKLLLPGVGTAAKAMANLKALNLENFIQTTTKPLLGICLGMQILGKFSEELHQKTLGIMPFETQKFQEKANFTFPHMGWNQVFSSHELFKGLDGAYFYFVHSYCVSLNEYTIAECEYSTKFSASLNKDNFYGVQFHPERSGEAGEVLLKNFINM from the coding sequence ATGAAACTAGCTATTATAGATACAGGTTGTGCGAATTTGGCTTCTCTTGCTTTTGCAATTGAGCGTTTAGGACAAAAAAGTATTATTACACATGATTTAAAAGAACTTTCACAAGCAGATAAGCTTTTGCTTCCTGGTGTTGGCACAGCAGCTAAAGCAATGGCTAATCTAAAAGCACTCAATTTAGAAAATTTTATTCAAACTACCACAAAGCCACTTTTAGGCATTTGTCTTGGTATGCAAATTTTGGGTAAATTTTCAGAAGAATTACACCAAAAAACACTCGGTATTATGCCTTTTGAGACACAAAAATTCCAAGAAAAAGCAAATTTTACTTTCCCGCATATGGGGTGGAATCAAGTCTTTAGTTCACATGAGCTTTTTAAAGGCTTGGATGGAGCTTATTTTTATTTTGTGCATAGTTATTGTGTGAGTTTAAATGAATACACCATTGCAGAGTGCGAGTACTCTACTAAATTTAGCGCAAGTTTAAATAAAGACAATTTTTATGGTGTGCAGTTTCACCCTGAAAGAAGTGGCGAAGCTGGCGAGGTATTATTAAAAAATTTCATAAATATGTAG
- the hisIE gene encoding bifunctional phosphoribosyl-AMP cyclohydrolase/phosphoribosyl-ATP diphosphatase HisIE produces the protein MKINEEEFIKSINWQKINNLIPVIIQDYRSCEVLMQGFMNEQALRESFKHKKVVFYSRTKERLWMKGEQSGNFLHIIDMGLDCDRDCILILVRAQGATCHTGDISCFETLSKKADFVFLSRLEKLINSRKSSCVNSSYTAELFSKGTKRIAQKVGEEGVETALAATVKDKEELINEAADLLYHLDVLLADADLSLNDVIAKLKERNKS, from the coding sequence ATGAAGATAAATGAAGAAGAATTTATAAAAAGCATAAATTGGCAAAAAATAAATAATCTCATTCCCGTGATCATTCAAGATTATCGTTCTTGTGAGGTTTTAATGCAAGGTTTTATGAATGAACAAGCTCTAAGAGAAAGTTTTAAACACAAAAAGGTTGTTTTTTACTCAAGAACTAAAGAGCGTTTGTGGATGAAGGGTGAGCAGAGTGGGAATTTTTTACATATTATAGATATGGGACTTGATTGCGATAGAGATTGTATTTTAATCCTTGTAAGAGCACAAGGTGCTACTTGTCATACAGGTGATATTTCTTGTTTTGAAACGCTCTCTAAAAAGGCTGATTTTGTATTTTTATCGCGTCTTGAAAAGCTTATTAACTCACGTAAAAGCTCTTGTGTAAATTCTTCTTATACAGCTGAACTCTTTTCCAAAGGCACTAAACGCATAGCGCAAAAAGTAGGTGAAGAAGGCGTTGAAACGGCTTTAGCTGCCACTGTTAAAGATAAAGAAGAACTTATAAATGAAGCGGCTGATTTGCTTTATCATTTAGATGTTTTATTAGCTGATGCGGATTTGAGTTTAAATGATGTGATTGCAAAATTAAAAGAAAGAAATAAAAGTTAA
- the rplQ gene encoding 50S ribosomal protein L17, translating into MRHRHGYRKLGRTSTHRAALLKNLTIAIIKAGKIETTLPKAKELRGYVERLITRARKGDFNAHRAVFASLQDKEATNKLVTEIAPKFADRNGGYTRIIKTRIRRGDAAEMAFIEFVA; encoded by the coding sequence ATGAGACATAGACATGGATATAGAAAGTTAGGTCGCACTTCTACTCACCGTGCAGCCTTATTAAAAAACCTTACCATCGCTATTATTAAAGCAGGTAAAATAGAAACAACATTACCTAAAGCAAAAGAATTAAGAGGTTATGTTGAAAGATTAATTACTCGTGCAAGAAAAGGTGATTTTAATGCCCACAGAGCAGTTTTTGCTAGCTTGCAAGATAAAGAAGCTACAAATAAACTTGTAACAGAAATCGCACCTAAATTTGCAGACAGAAACGGTGGTTATACAAGAATTATTAAAACAAGAATCCGCCGTGGTGATGCTGCAGAAATGGCTTTCATCGAATTCGTAGCTTAA
- the hisB gene encoding bifunctional histidinol-phosphatase/imidazoleglycerol-phosphate dehydratase HisB: protein MSAKILFIDRDGTLIDEPKDDFQIDSLEKLEFEKGAINALLKLKNFGFKFVMVSNQDGLGTNSFPRENFDKAHEKMLSVFQSCGIEFEDIFICPHFEYENCACRKPKTAMLENYIKNKLYDKNKSFVIGDRDSDMLLAQNLEIQGLKYDKNDFSWEQIVDFILQNYRSTCIERNTKETQIQVKIAFNEKAKADIKTNIAFFDHMLEQIATHANISLEIKCKGDLEVDEHHSVEDVALALGEAIKNALDQKIGIARYGFVLPMDECLASCAIDFCNRPHLVYKAKFKKEKLGELSTEMIEHFFYSLSYAMGASLHLKVKGKNDHHKAEGLFKAFARALKMAIKIENENLASSKGVI from the coding sequence ATGAGTGCAAAAATTTTATTTATCGATAGAGATGGTACACTCATTGATGAGCCAAAAGATGATTTTCAAATCGATTCTTTAGAAAAACTTGAATTTGAAAAAGGTGCTATCAATGCACTTTTAAAGTTAAAAAATTTTGGTTTTAAATTTGTTATGGTGAGTAATCAAGATGGTTTAGGTACAAATTCTTTTCCTAGGGAAAATTTTGACAAGGCTCATGAAAAAATGCTAAGTGTTTTTCAAAGTTGTGGCATAGAATTTGAAGATATTTTTATATGCCCGCATTTTGAGTATGAAAATTGTGCTTGTAGAAAGCCAAAAACTGCCATGCTTGAAAACTATATCAAAAACAAACTTTATGATAAAAATAAAAGCTTTGTCATAGGCGATAGAGACAGTGATATGCTTTTGGCGCAAAATCTTGAAATTCAAGGTTTAAAATATGATAAAAACGACTTTAGCTGGGAACAAATCGTTGATTTTATTTTACAAAACTACCGCAGTACTTGTATAGAGCGTAACACCAAAGAAACCCAAATTCAAGTTAAAATAGCTTTTAATGAAAAAGCAAAAGCTGATATAAAAACAAATATCGCATTTTTTGATCATATGTTAGAGCAAATTGCTACGCATGCAAATATATCTTTAGAGATAAAATGCAAAGGGGATTTAGAAGTTGATGAACATCACAGTGTAGAAGATGTTGCACTTGCTTTGGGTGAGGCTATTAAAAATGCACTAGATCAAAAAATAGGCATTGCAAGATATGGATTTGTTTTGCCTATGGATGAGTGCTTGGCAAGTTGTGCGATTGACTTTTGTAATAGGCCACATTTAGTTTATAAGGCTAAATTTAAAAAAGAAAAGCTTGGAGAACTTAGTACAGAAATGATAGAGCATTTTTTCTACTCACTAAGTTATGCTATGGGTGCGAGTTTGCATTTAAAAGTTAAAGGCAAAAACGATCATCACAAAGCTGAAGGACTTTTTAAAGCTTTTGCAAGAGCTTTAAAAATGGCTATTAAAATAGAAAATGAAAATCTAGCAAGCTCTAAAGGAGTGATATGA
- the rpsD gene encoding 30S ribosomal protein S4 translates to MARYRGPVEKLERRLGVSLAMKGERRLAGKSALDKRPYAPGQHGQRKAKISEYGLQLREKQKAKFMYGVSEKQFRRLFSEAARKDGNTGALLIQLLEQRLDNVVYRMGFATTRRFARQLVTHGHILVNGKRVDIPSYRVEAGQKIEVIEKSKNNPQISRAIELTAQTGIVAWVDVEKDKRFGIFTRKPEREEVIIPVEERYIVELYSK, encoded by the coding sequence ATGGCAAGATATAGAGGACCAGTAGAGAAATTAGAAAGACGACTTGGCGTAAGCTTGGCAATGAAAGGCGAAAGAAGATTAGCAGGTAAAAGTGCTTTAGATAAACGCCCTTACGCACCAGGTCAGCATGGACAAAGAAAAGCTAAAATCAGCGAATACGGACTTCAATTAAGAGAAAAGCAAAAAGCTAAATTTATGTATGGAGTTAGCGAAAAACAATTTAGAAGATTATTTAGCGAAGCTGCTAGAAAAGATGGCAACACCGGTGCGCTTTTAATCCAGCTTTTAGAACAAAGACTAGATAATGTTGTTTATAGAATGGGTTTTGCGACAACACGCCGTTTTGCTAGACAACTTGTAACTCATGGACACATTTTAGTAAATGGCAAAAGAGTGGATATTCCTAGTTATAGAGTAGAAGCGGGGCAAAAAATTGAAGTGATTGAAAAAAGCAAAAACAATCCTCAAATTTCAAGAGCAATCGAACTTACTGCTCAAACTGGTATAGTTGCTTGGGTTGATGTAGAAAAAGATAAAAGATTTGGAATTTTTACAAGAAAACCTGAAAGAGAAGAAGTTATCATTCCAGTTGAGGAAAGATATATCGTTGAGTTGTACTCTAAATAA